A genome region from Streptomyces sp. NBC_01296 includes the following:
- a CDS encoding acyl-CoA thioesterase, which yields MIKTGSETSRTPYGYAATTPVYFDDLDPMGILHNARYAVLVERAITTWWQERGVSYAGGRPTTPDAFSVVRDFSITYLSPVRGTGEITVHFWIERIGDTSVDYRFRLISPGGESVFAEGRRLSVRLDPATMKPATWTDRGRELAAALIKP from the coding sequence GTGATCAAGACTGGTTCCGAGACGAGCCGGACACCGTACGGGTACGCCGCCACGACGCCGGTGTACTTCGACGATCTCGACCCCATGGGCATTCTGCACAACGCGCGTTACGCCGTGCTGGTCGAGCGCGCCATCACCACATGGTGGCAGGAGCGCGGTGTGTCGTATGCCGGTGGCCGCCCGACCACACCCGACGCGTTCTCTGTGGTCCGCGATTTTTCGATCACCTATCTCTCACCCGTGCGCGGCACCGGCGAGATCACCGTCCACTTCTGGATCGAGCGGATCGGTGACACCAGCGTCGACTATCGGTTCCGATTGATCTCCCCGGGAGGCGAGTCAGTATTCGCCGAGGGCCGCCGCCTGTCGGTACGCCTCGATCCGGCCACCATGAAGCCCGCGACGTGGACCGACCGTGGCCGCGAGCTCGCCGCCGCCCTGATCAAGCCCTGA
- a CDS encoding NADPH-dependent F420 reductase, whose product MTTIGILGAGRVGRNLAQKLALSGHHVILGRRSTEEETAAPVGGVDPRISFADQHTTARTADIVINATPGDSALDRLTGLRTELAGKILVDVSNATRDADDGLPGELCYPGSSLAEQLQAALPDTRVVKTLNTMLFMVMTAPETLGTPPTVYVSGNDKQAKRTVTGLLGDLGWQPAWIEDLGDITTARATEAMILVVPHILRRHGFQPFAVSLTR is encoded by the coding sequence ATGACCACCATCGGCATTCTGGGGGCCGGCCGCGTCGGCCGGAACCTCGCCCAAAAGCTCGCCCTGAGCGGACACCACGTCATACTCGGCCGCCGGAGCACGGAGGAAGAGACCGCAGCGCCTGTCGGCGGCGTCGACCCCCGCATCTCCTTCGCCGACCAGCACACCACCGCCCGCACCGCGGACATCGTGATCAACGCGACGCCCGGCGACAGCGCCCTGGACCGCCTCACCGGCCTGCGCACCGAACTCGCCGGAAAGATCCTCGTCGACGTCTCCAACGCAACCCGCGACGCCGACGACGGCCTGCCGGGCGAGCTGTGCTATCCCGGCAGCAGCCTCGCCGAGCAACTCCAGGCCGCCCTGCCCGACACCCGTGTGGTCAAGACCCTCAACACCATGCTGTTCATGGTCATGACCGCCCCCGAAACCCTGGGCACCCCGCCGACCGTCTATGTGTCGGGCAACGACAAGCAGGCGAAGAGGACCGTCACCGGCCTGCTCGGCGACCTGGGTTGGCAGCCCGCGTGGATCGAGGACCTCGGCGACATCACCACCGCCCGCGCCACCGAGGCCATGATCCTGGTGGTGCCCCACATCCTGCGCCGGCACGGCTTCCAGCCCTTCGCCGTCTCCCTCACCCGCTGA
- a CDS encoding alpha/beta fold hydrolase, with protein sequence MDTASPTVSPDFSCNGYVEDAAAVLEHLGIHGAVVLGHSLGGVNAYQLAARLPGLVDALIVEDVGAEVDDDLSFSLSWPHRAPTRAKLLEKLGPSASHLMHAVREYPDGWGLAFDPKDMNASQQHLNGDHWDDWLASDCPALLIRGSRSTVLSSEHARDMAARRPHTRLIELPAGHTIHETVPVEFAAAVSEFLGALCTYPE encoded by the coding sequence GTGGACACGGCCTCTCCGACAGTTTCTCCCGATTTCTCCTGCAACGGCTACGTCGAGGACGCAGCGGCAGTATTGGAACATCTGGGGATCCACGGCGCGGTCGTACTCGGCCACTCCCTGGGCGGCGTCAACGCCTACCAGCTTGCGGCACGGCTGCCCGGACTTGTGGACGCACTGATCGTCGAGGACGTCGGCGCCGAGGTCGATGACGACTTGTCCTTCAGCCTGTCCTGGCCGCATCGGGCACCGACCCGGGCCAAGCTGTTGGAAAAACTCGGCCCTTCGGCGAGCCACCTCATGCACGCCGTACGCGAGTACCCCGACGGGTGGGGTCTTGCCTTCGACCCGAAGGACATGAACGCCTCACAGCAGCACCTCAACGGGGACCACTGGGACGACTGGCTCGCCAGCGACTGCCCGGCCCTGCTCATCCGCGGCAGCCGCAGCACGGTGCTGAGCTCGGAGCACGCAAGGGACATGGCGGCACGGCGCCCCCATACCCGGCTCATCGAACTCCCCGCCGGACACACCATCCACGAGACCGTCCCAGTGGAGTTCGCCGCAGCCGTCAGCGAGTTCCTCGGAGCGCTGTGCACTTACCCCGAATGA